The Actinotalea sp. JY-7876 sequence CCGCCGGGACGTGGCGCGAGCGCTTCGCCCTGGTCGACGACGCGCTCCTGCGGCTCACGGGTGCGTCAGACCCCTCGGACCCGCTCGTCACCTGGCTCTGGCACCGGATCAGCGCGAGCGGCGGCCGGCTCCGGGTCGCCGAGCTCGCGGCGTCGACCGGGTGGAGCCACCGGTACGTCACCGAGCGCTTCGAGGCACTCGTCGGCCTGACCCCGAAGGCGGCCGCCCAGGTGGTCCGGTTCGAGCGCGCCCTCGCCGATCTCGGACGCCGTCCCCTCGCCGATCTGGCCGTGGCCCACGGGTACGCGGACCAGAGCCACCTGACGCGTGAATTCGGTCGGTACGCCGGCGCGACCCCGGGGGGCCTGATGGCAGCACCGGCGGTCCCTACCCCTCACGCCGCGATCGGGCAGGCACCGGGTCGCGTCTGACGGGACGGACCCACGACGTGGGACGGGAAGACTGGACGGATGACGCCCGCTGCCGACGACCGGCGCTACGAGCCGTACGTCCGACCGGTCCCCCCGGACGCACGACGGGATGCCGAGACCTGG is a genomic window containing:
- a CDS encoding helix-turn-helix transcriptional regulator, whose amino-acid sequence is MDEHAIGLVRHRVHPALRGTVAGVVGLREEAPGEVHRRQPAGTLVPLVVSWNSRLTIDAPSGDQGTHTAFVAGLMPGYTDTVFRGARECVQVFLTPLGVQRVLGVPGREVARRVTALGDVAPALGADLGDHLASAGTWRERFALVDDALLRLTGASDPSDPLVTWLWHRISASGGRLRVAELAASTGWSHRYVTERFEALVGLTPKAAAQVVRFERALADLGRRPLADLAVAHGYADQSHLTREFGRYAGATPGGLMAAPAVPTPHAAIGQAPGRV